TGGCGGTCTGGTTGTCCGTGACATTCACCGCATCCACATAATCTTTGATCAGCATCCCTTTTTTCTTGATCTCTTCCGGATCACTGCCCCGGGGCGGCCCGCATTCGGATGTCACACCCAGGTGTCCGACCTTTAACACGCGCTCCAGTCTGCTGTCGCTCACATATTCGCTCATATCTTCACATCCTCCCTGGTTACGGTTCTGGGTCCGCCGGCCCGGTCAGTGGACCAGTCTTTCACAGGGGCGACTATTTCGTAATCATCCATCTTCCCCAGGGCTTTGAGCCGGTCGATGATCAGCTGCCAGGCACAGTCCGTGTCCTTGGAAATTTCACACTTGCCGTTGGTGGAACCGCCGCAGGGCCCGTTGAGCACCCGTTTGGCACACCGGGACACCGGGCAGATGCCGCCGGTGCGGGCCAGCACACACGACCCGCAGGCCTGGCACCGTTCCGTCCACAGGCCCCGGTCCTCATTGGCGCCTAAGCAGACCGTGTTGACACCCGGCAACACCGGTGTGGTCATATATTTTTCCGCAGCAAACTGAACCCCCACGCCGCAGGCCAGAGATATGACGGCATCATACTGGTCGATCACATCCCGGATCTCCTCTAAATATTCATGATCGCACTGACGCTCCAGGGTTCGCTCATCAATGGTTTTTTCCCGATCCTGGGCCATGAAATTCATTCGAAGGACCGATGCCAGGACCTCCACCTCTTTTTTACCCCCGGCCTCACAGACCGTGACGCATTCATTGCATCCCAGCACCAGAATGCGGTCATAGGCCTCAACTTCCCGGATAATCTCTTCAATGGGTTTTTTCTCTGCTATTATCATGCTCACCTCTTGCTTAGGCGGTTAAAATAGTTCTTTTTCAGGCAGCATCGGCCTTTTGGGTCTTGCGTTGTTTTGCCAGTCTAATGGGGCTGGGCCCCATTTCCTTGACACGATTGACCATTTCCGTGGAATACTGGGCAAACAAAGGGCCTTCACCGGAAGACAGGTTGTACATCCTCACCCGGTCTTTGCCGACTCCGATTTTTTCCAGAACTTTGGCAGCCTGTTCCACCCGTTTTCTCGCTCTGAAATTGCCCTCGTTGAAATGACAGTCCCCCTCCATGCATCCCACCACATACACCCCGTCGGCCCCTTTTTCAAAGGCACGCAGAATGTGGATGATATCAACCTTTCCGGTACAGGGGACCCGGATAATTCTGAAATTTGTCGGTATTTTCAGCCTCATGGAACCTGCCAGGTCCGCAGCGGAATACCCTCAGTAGTTACAGCAGAACGCCAGAATGACCGGTTCAAATTCTTTTGTCATATCATACCTCCTCCAGCAGGGATTCCACCTTGCTGAGCAATGAGTCATCTTCGTACCAGTTGAGCTTGATGGCCTTGGCCGGGCATTCCGAGGCGCAGACCCCGCAACCCTGGCACAGGGCCGGGTCGATGTACGAAACCCCGTTTTCATCCATTACCGGCACATGATAGGGACAGGATCGGACACAGACCAGGCAGGAAGCGCATCGATCCTGATCCACTTCCGCCACCACCGCAGACAGGGTCAGAAACTCCTGGGACAGATAGGTAGCGGCCCGGGATGCGGCAGCCATGGCCTGGGCCACGGTTTCCGTGATCAGCTTGGGCCCGTGGGCCGTACCGCAGATGAACACCCCTTCCGTGCCCCCGTCCACCGGCCGGAGCTTGACATGAGCTTCCATGAAAAACCCTTCCGCGTTGCGCTGGGCCTTGATAATATGGGACAGCTCCTTGGTATCTGTGGCTGTCACCCCGGCGGACAATGCCACCACATCGGCGTCCGCCTCAATATACTGTCCCAGCACATGATCCATGAACGTGACGGTGAGCCCGCCGTCGGCCGATTTTTCCACCCGGGGCGGATCCTCTTTGCTGAACCGGGAAAAGATCACGCCCATGTTCCGGGCTTTGGTGTAATACGCCTCCATCATGGAATAGGTTCTCATATCTCGGTACAGAATAAACACATCCGTGTCCGGGCTTTGTTCCTTGATGGCAATGGCGTTTTTCACGGCATTCTGGCAGCAGATCCGGGAACAGTTGGGATTGGTCTCGTTCCGGGACCCCACACACTGGATCATGATCACCCGGTCCGGATTGCCGAATGTGTTGTCTGCCAGCCGGTCCGCCAGTTCCAGCTGGGTCACCACGGCATCGCTGTCATTGTACAGATATTCCGTGGGCTGATACTCGCCACCGCCTGTGGCCACGATCATCACGCCATGATCGATCTTTTTCTGCTTCATGTCCGGCCCCACCAGCACTTCGGTCTTGAAATTGCCTTTGTACCCGCCGAATTCCACCACCAGGGCCTGCTTGAGCACATCGATATGCGCATGGGTTTCCACGGCATCCGCCAGTTCCTTGACAAACGCCTGGATATCATCCCCCTCGATGGTATGGTGCAATCGCCGTCCCAAACCGCCCAGGGTGTCTTCCTTTTCCAGGAGCGTGACATGGAACCCCTGGTCTGCCAGAGCTTTGGCCGAAGTCATCCCGGCGATACCGCCGCCGACGACCAATGCCTTGTCAATGATGGAGATCTTTTTGTCATGCAAAGGTCCCAGGATACTGACCCGGGCCACCGCCATGCGGATCAGGTCTTTGGCCTTGGCCGTGGCCTTTTCCGGTTCATGATAATGCATCCAGGAATCCTGGTTCCGGATATTGGCCATTTCAAACAGGTACTTGTTCAAACCGGCTTCCTCCAGGGTGTCCATGAAGATCCCCTCATGGGTCTTGGGGGTACACGAGGCCACCACCACCCGGTTGAGCTGGTATTCGTCAATGATCTCTTTGATGGACACCTGGGTATCCTGGGAACAGGTGAACAGATTTTCACCGGTATACACCACATTGGGCAGATTCCCCGCATATGCCGCCACATCATCCACATCAATGACTCCGGCAATGTTGATCCCGCATTTACACACAAACACCCCCACCCGGGGGTCTTCACCCAGCACATCCCGTTCCGTTGGCAATGTCACGGTTTTCGTCAATGAATGACGGGCCGGGGCCAGATGCCGGCCGGCGGCACAGGCCGCGCCTGAGGCTTCGGTCACGGAAGAAGCGATATCTTTGGGTCCCTGAAACGTGCCGGACACATACACACCCGGCCGGCTGGTCTCCAGGGGATTAAAGGTCGACGTTTCCACGAAATTGTACGGATTGAGCGCCACGCCGATGCGGTTTGCCAGATCCACACTGTGTTTGGGGATGACCAGCCCCACGGACAGGATCACCATGTCAAATACTTCCTCATGGATCTTTCCCTGTTCATCCGCGTATTTCAGAATCAGGTTGTCGGTTCCCGGCTCTTCGATCACGGAATGGATCCGGGATTTCACAAACCGCACCCCGTCCTGTTCCAATGCTCTGAGATAATATTTTTCATAATCTTTGCCGAATGTCCGCACATCCATATTGAATATCACGGTATCCAGCTCTTTTTCCGAATGCTCCTTGGCGATCATGGCATCTTTGATGGCATACATGCAGCACACCGACGAACAATACCCGTTGCCGCACCGGTTGGTGTCCCGGGAACCGATACACTGAAGCCAGGCGATCTTTTCCGGTTCTTTGCCGTCGGAAGGCCGCACCAGATGCCCCATGGTGGGGCCGCCCGCAGACAGAATCCGCTCAAATTCCAGAGAGGTCATGACATTTTGGGATCGTTTGTACATATAGGTGTCATCCAAGTCTGCGGGATCAAACGTGTCCGCGCCCGTGGTCATGATCACCGACCCCACTTGGACATCCCTGACTTTTGGCACCTGATCGTGCTCCACGGCCCCGGCCAGACAGACCTCCACACACTGGTAACATTCGGAACAGATGCCGCAGGACAGGCACCGGGCCGCTTCCTGATCAATGAGTTCCCTGGCAAGCGCCTGGGTGACTTCTTTAAAATTGCCTTCCCGCCGGGCCGGCGGCAGTTTTTCCGGCTGCATCCTCGCAATATTCGGCACATCCGTGATTTCCGGTTTGTCATATTCCCAGGATTTTTCCCGGCCTTCGGCCAGGTCCAACCCATTGATGAACCGGTGAATACTTTCCGCCGCAGTCTTACCCGAAGCCACGGCATCCACCACGGACTTGGGGCCGTAAAATGCATCCCCTCCGGCAAACACCCAGTCAACAGGGGTCTGCAACGTAACCGGGTCCGCTTCATACCCGCCGGGCCGGGTCAGTGAGATGCCCTGATCTTTGGCAAACCCGGTTTCCCCCATCTGTCCGATGGCCACAATCACATTGTCCACTTCATATGAGGTGAGTTGACAGTCATCGTACTGAGGATTGAACCGCCCGTTTTCGTCAAATACCGAGGTACATTCCTGAAAAGCGACTTCCGTCACCTGCCCGTCGTCATTGCCGTAGAACCGCATCGGTCCTTTGCTGTTCACGATATTGACTTTTTCTTCAATGGCTTCTTCAATCTCGTAATCCCAGGCCGGCATTTCATCGCGTTTTTCCAGACACACCATGGTAACATCGTCCGCTCCCAGGCGCCGGGCCGTCAACGCCACGTCCACGGCCACGTTGCCGCCGCCGATCACAATGGTTTTTCCGGTCAGTTTCTCCGCCTTGCCCAATGCGGCATCCTGCAGAAATGTCGTGCCCTTGAGAATGCCTTTCAGATCTTCGCCCTTCACGCCCAAAGCCCGGGACCCATGCAGGCCCGTGGCCATGAAAACGGCTGAAAAACCGTCTTTTTTCAGGCTGTCCAGGGTGATGTCTTTTCCGAATTCCACGCCGGTCTTGATCGTCACCCCTAAGGCTTCGATCACGGCGATCTCTTTTTCCAGTTGTGCCTTGGGCAGCCGGTATTCCGGAATCCCCACGGCCATCATACCGCCTTTTACCGGCAGTTTTTCGTACACCGTGACGGCATACCCTTTCTGGGCCAGGTAATACGCCGCCGTCAGGCCGGCCGGGCCGGAACCGATAATGGCGATTTTTTCTTCGCGTTTTTCACCGACTTCAGGGACCCAGGGTGATGCTTCTTCAAAATCCAGATCCGCCAGAAACCGGTGCAGGTACTGGATGGCCAGGGGCTGATCCGCATCGCCTCTGGTACACACGGATTCGCAGGGATGGTGACAGACCCGGCCGCAGGATCCGGGAAACGGGTGTTCCTGTTTAAACAGCTTCAGCGCTTCCGCATATTTACCCTGCTGCATCAGGGCGATAAATCCCTGAATGGACACATGGGCCGGACAGGTCGCTTTACACGGAGCCACCGACCGCTTGGAAATGCCGTACGCCCCGGGAATGGCTTGTTCATATTGTTTAAAAATGGCTTTACGATTGTTCAGGCCCTGGTTATGTTCACTGGACACATCGACAGGACAGACTTTGGTACATTCGCCGCAGGATGTGCATTTGGAAATATCTACAAATCGCGGATTTTCCCTGATTCTGGCCGTGAAATTCCCCTGTTCTCCTTCCAGTTCAAGCAATTCGGTATTCGTCAATAGTTCAATGTTCAGATGCCGGCCGACCTCGACCAGTTTGGGTGAAATCACTCACATCGTACAGTCGTTGGTTGGAAACGTCTTGTCCAACTGAGCCATCATCCCCCCGATGGCATAGGATTTTTCAACCAGATAGACATAATAGCCGGAATTGGCCAGATCAATGGCGGACTGCATACCCGCAATCCCGCCACCCAGAACCATGACAGAGCCGACAAGGTCACTGCTCGGTGTCACCTTTTGCGTCATCACAAACCTCCTACCTTAAGATTTCGCCTCAGTTGTGCATGTATCTTTCCCCGCTTCTAAGTAAAAAAAAGGACTTTTTTTGTCAACAATTATTTATTTTGCCACGTCCAGATGCCGGCTGCAATACCCCACCAGGATCAAAACCGGCAGTCCCATCAGAAAGGTGATAAAAAAGAAGGCCGGATATCCCATCGCATCCACCATGGTGCCGGAATACCCGCCGAACAGTTTGGGAACCAGGGTCATCAAAGAACTGAACACCGCATATTGAACCGCGGTGAAACGGATGCTGGTCAGGCTGGACAGAAACGCGACAAATGCGGCCGACGCCAGCCCGGCCGCCAGGTTGTCCGCCGCGATCACCACATACAAAAGAAACAGGTTGTGCCCGTAAAAAGCCAGCACCATGAACAGCAGGTTGGTGGCCGACGCCAGCAAAGCCCCCAGAAACAGGATCCGGATCACCCCGAATCGAATGGACAGCAGTCCTCCGGCAAATCCCCCGGCAATGGTCATGAAAAGGCCGAAGGTTTTCACCACGCTGGCGATCTGCGATTTTGAAAATCCCAGATCCTGGTAAAACACATTGGATATCACACCCAGCACGATATCGGAAATTCGATACAACCCGATCAAAGCCAGTATCAGCCAGGCCAGCATCAGCCGGTACCGGCTGAAAAAATCCAGCACCGGCGCCACATAACTGTCAGTCACCATTTTTTTATTGACCAGACGGAAGAACAGCCCCAGCCGGCCCACCAGAACCGCCGCCAGAATGCCTGCGCCCAGGCGGACACATTCCACCATGAACCCGCCCAGGGTCGCATTGTTCATCCATTGTCCCAACTGAATTCTGATATCCTCAAGAAATATGCCGGATGCATAAAACACCAGTCCGAACGCAGCCACTGCTACGCCGAACAAGGCCAGACCGGCCAGATAGGTTTTGGCTCCATATGCGTCCGCCGGATTGTATTCCGATGCCGGTTCATCAATGACCAGAGCCGTGGTCATGCCCACGGCCATCATCCCGGCCATGATGAGATAGGTGGCCTGCCAGGCTTCAAACCGGTACCCGCCTTTGGTGGAGCCGAACCACTCCGCCAGAACCAGGGCCCCGGCCCCGGCCACAAGCATGCCGATGCGGTATCCACCGATATACGCCGAAGCCATCATGGCCTGAAGATCCACAGACGCGGATTCAATGCGATAGGCATCGATGACGATATCCTGGGTCGCCGAAGAAAACCCCAGCATCACGGCGGCCAGGGCCATGAAAACCAGGGGATGCTGCCCGGCGGCCGGATCGGTACATGCCATCCACACAATGGCTGCGGCAATTCCCGTCTGGGCCGCCAGAATCCAGCTTCGTCTGCGGCCCAGTTTCCGGGTGAGCCAGGGAATGGGCATCTGGTCCACCAGAGGGGCCCACACAAACTTGAATGAATATCCCAATGCGGCCCAGGAAAAAAAGGTAACTGCCGACCGTTCCACGCCGGCCTCCCTGAGCCACAAAGACAAAGAGGAAAAAATCAATAAAAGGGGCATGCCCGCGGAAAAGCCGAAAAAAAGCATGGTAATCACCCGGGGATGACAAAATGCCTTGACAGCGGTTTGCCATCTTTTTTGTGAAGGCATGTTTTCCCGGTCTGGATCTGTTGATTCAAAGGACAATTTCAAGATCGCAGGCCACCCCGAAGCACCGGGTTTGACTGTTTCTGGATGAAAAAAACCGGTTGCCCTCTTTGACAATGGCATCCATTTCCATATCCGTGCGATCCTGGTTCAGATGCGTGAGTCCCAGCTGACCGACGCCGGCTTTCAATGCCAGATCCAGCACATGGGGAATGGAAGAATGTCCCCAGCCTTTGCGGCGCCGATACTCATCCTGAGTGTATTCCGCATCGTGAATCAGCACATCCGCATTCATGGAAAACTGTCGGTACGCATCCGTTCCCCGGCTCTGGGGATGATCGAATCCCAGCTCATTGTCCGTTAAAAACACAAACGTACTGCCGTTTTCTTTGAACCGGTATCCAAGCGTGCCGGCGGAATGACTGTTGGGAATGGTATCGATCTGCAGCGACCCGATGTTGAAACTATCGTTGAGCCCCGAATCAAATTGAATATCCGCTTGCAGCTCTGACAGCCGGATCGGAAAAAAAGGCGGTGACATCATTTGCTCGAAAACATCTTTTAAGGTGGCCCGGCCAAAGGCCCGGTTCTGAATAATCAGCTGATTTTGCCTGTGAAGCAAGGGTTTAAAAAACGGAAACCCCAGCAGATGATCCCAGTGGCAATGGGTTTGCAGCATAAAATACCGGGTGATATTTTTTTCCAGAAGAAAATTACCCAAGCGCCGGATTCCGGTTCCGGCATCGACAATCACGGTCTCGCCGGATCCGGCTGTGATCTGAAGGCAGGTGGTATCTCCACCATAGGCAACATACTGCCTGCCTGATACCGCTATCGATCCCCGGGAACCCCAGCACCTAACAATCATGGCTCTCCTGCTTTATTCTTCTATCCGCCACCGCATTTTTGACAATCATCCATATGATTGCATACCATCTTATGAATCCATCAATAAATCAATCTTTTTTTTCCCGGCACCCGTTGACAACCCCCTGGTTTTTGCCTAATGAAAGAAGGCAGACAGACCGGTTAAACTATAAACACCCATGAAAAGGGAGCATGTTCACATGGCACAATTGATCGCTGACCGCAGAGATGTTGATTTTGTCCTCCACGAACAGATCG
Above is a window of Desulfotignum balticum DSM 7044 DNA encoding:
- a CDS encoding methylenetetrahydrofolate reductase C-terminal domain-containing protein is translated as MIIAEKKPIEEIIREVEAYDRILVLGCNECVTVCEAGGKKEVEVLASVLRMNFMAQDREKTIDERTLERQCDHEYLEEIRDVIDQYDAVISLACGVGVQFAAEKYMTTPVLPGVNTVCLGANEDRGLWTERCQACGSCVLARTGGICPVSRCAKRVLNGPCGGSTNGKCEISKDTDCAWQLIIDRLKALGKMDDYEIVAPVKDWSTDRAGGPRTVTREDVKI
- a CDS encoding hydrogenase iron-sulfur subunit, which gives rise to MTKEFEPVILAFCCNYUGYSAADLAGSMRLKIPTNFRIIRVPCTGKVDIIHILRAFEKGADGVYVVGCMEGDCHFNEGNFRARKRVEQAAKVLEKIGVGKDRVRMYNLSSGEGPLFAQYSTEMVNRVKEMGPSPIRLAKQRKTQKADAA
- a CDS encoding FAD-dependent oxidoreductase encodes the protein MTQKVTPSSDLVGSVMVLGGGIAGMQSAIDLANSGYYVYLVEKSYAIGGMMAQLDKTFPTNDCTMUVISPKLVEVGRHLNIELLTNTELLELEGEQGNFTARIRENPRFVDISKCTSCGECTKVCPVDVSSEHNQGLNNRKAIFKQYEQAIPGAYGISKRSVAPCKATCPAHVSIQGFIALMQQGKYAEALKLFKQEHPFPGSCGRVCHHPCESVCTRGDADQPLAIQYLHRFLADLDFEEASPWVPEVGEKREEKIAIIGSGPAGLTAAYYLAQKGYAVTVYEKLPVKGGMMAVGIPEYRLPKAQLEKEIAVIEALGVTIKTGVEFGKDITLDSLKKDGFSAVFMATGLHGSRALGVKGEDLKGILKGTTFLQDAALGKAEKLTGKTIVIGGGNVAVDVALTARRLGADDVTMVCLEKRDEMPAWDYEIEEAIEEKVNIVNSKGPMRFYGNDDGQVTEVAFQECTSVFDENGRFNPQYDDCQLTSYEVDNVIVAIGQMGETGFAKDQGISLTRPGGYEADPVTLQTPVDWVFAGGDAFYGPKSVVDAVASGKTAAESIHRFINGLDLAEGREKSWEYDKPEITDVPNIARMQPEKLPPARREGNFKEVTQALARELIDQEAARCLSCGICSECYQCVEVCLAGAVEHDQVPKVRDVQVGSVIMTTGADTFDPADLDDTYMYKRSQNVMTSLEFERILSAGGPTMGHLVRPSDGKEPEKIAWLQCIGSRDTNRCGNGYCSSVCCMYAIKDAMIAKEHSEKELDTVIFNMDVRTFGKDYEKYYLRALEQDGVRFVKSRIHSVIEEPGTDNLILKYADEQGKIHEEVFDMVILSVGLVIPKHSVDLANRIGVALNPYNFVETSTFNPLETSRPGVYVSGTFQGPKDIASSVTEASGAACAAGRHLAPARHSLTKTVTLPTERDVLGEDPRVGVFVCKCGINIAGVIDVDDVAAYAGNLPNVVYTGENLFTCSQDTQVSIKEIIDEYQLNRVVVASCTPKTHEGIFMDTLEEAGLNKYLFEMANIRNQDSWMHYHEPEKATAKAKDLIRMAVARVSILGPLHDKKISIIDKALVVGGGIAGMTSAKALADQGFHVTLLEKEDTLGGLGRRLHHTIEGDDIQAFVKELADAVETHAHIDVLKQALVVEFGGYKGNFKTEVLVGPDMKQKKIDHGVMIVATGGGEYQPTEYLYNDSDAVVTQLELADRLADNTFGNPDRVIMIQCVGSRNETNPNCSRICCQNAVKNAIAIKEQSPDTDVFILYRDMRTYSMMEAYYTKARNMGVIFSRFSKEDPPRVEKSADGGLTVTFMDHVLGQYIEADADVVALSAGVTATDTKELSHIIKAQRNAEGFFMEAHVKLRPVDGGTEGVFICGTAHGPKLITETVAQAMAAASRAATYLSQEFLTLSAVVAEVDQDRCASCLVCVRSCPYHVPVMDENGVSYIDPALCQGCGVCASECPAKAIKLNWYEDDSLLSKVESLLEEV
- a CDS encoding AmpG family muropeptide MFS transporter, producing MPSQKRWQTAVKAFCHPRVITMLFFGFSAGMPLLLIFSSLSLWLREAGVERSAVTFFSWAALGYSFKFVWAPLVDQMPIPWLTRKLGRRRSWILAAQTGIAAAIVWMACTDPAAGQHPLVFMALAAVMLGFSSATQDIVIDAYRIESASVDLQAMMASAYIGGYRIGMLVAGAGALVLAEWFGSTKGGYRFEAWQATYLIMAGMMAVGMTTALVIDEPASEYNPADAYGAKTYLAGLALFGVAVAAFGLVFYASGIFLEDIRIQLGQWMNNATLGGFMVECVRLGAGILAAVLVGRLGLFFRLVNKKMVTDSYVAPVLDFFSRYRLMLAWLILALIGLYRISDIVLGVISNVFYQDLGFSKSQIASVVKTFGLFMTIAGGFAGGLLSIRFGVIRILFLGALLASATNLLFMVLAFYGHNLFLLYVVIAADNLAAGLASAAFVAFLSSLTSIRFTAVQYAVFSSLMTLVPKLFGGYSGTMVDAMGYPAFFFITFLMGLPVLILVGYCSRHLDVAK
- a CDS encoding MBL fold metallo-hydrolase — its product is MIVRCWGSRGSIAVSGRQYVAYGGDTTCLQITAGSGETVIVDAGTGIRRLGNFLLEKNITRYFMLQTHCHWDHLLGFPFFKPLLHRQNQLIIQNRAFGRATLKDVFEQMMSPPFFPIRLSELQADIQFDSGLNDSFNIGSLQIDTIPNSHSAGTLGYRFKENGSTFVFLTDNELGFDHPQSRGTDAYRQFSMNADVLIHDAEYTQDEYRRRKGWGHSSIPHVLDLALKAGVGQLGLTHLNQDRTDMEMDAIVKEGNRFFSSRNSQTRCFGVACDLEIVL